One window of Campylobacter avium LMG 24591 genomic DNA carries:
- a CDS encoding aspartate aminotransferase family protein, with protein sequence MNFKEQKNLVQLYKKFDIVLSRGEGVYLYDDKGKKYLDFASGIGVCALGYAHKAYTKALKEQIDKILHCSNLFHNEQIALATSNLSKASKLDRVFFTNSGTEAIEGLFKVAKKYAFKKGIKNPQFIAFKNSFHGRTLGALSLTTNEKYQKPFKPLIPGVKVAKFNDMASVKKLVNDKTVAIFIETVQGEGGINAVNKEFYKDLRKLCDEKEILLIADEIQCGMARTGKFFAYEHFDVLPDALASAKALGCGVSVGAFVLSEKLAASSLEHSEHGTTYGGNPLVLAAVNAVFSIFKEDKILQNVQKLSPYLEQKLENLVSNFKFVKKRQGLGFMQSLCLSADVKVADVIKEAQKNALIVVSCAKNDLRFLPPLIMQKEHIDEMANKLHKTFSAF encoded by the coding sequence ATGAATTTTAAAGAGCAAAAAAATTTAGTCCAATTATATAAAAAATTTGACATAGTTTTAAGCAGGGGCGAGGGCGTTTATCTCTACGATGATAAGGGTAAAAAATACCTTGATTTCGCAAGTGGCATAGGAGTTTGCGCACTTGGCTACGCTCATAAGGCTTATACAAAGGCCTTGAAAGAACAAATCGATAAAATTCTACACTGCAGCAATCTCTTTCATAATGAGCAAATAGCCCTAGCCACGAGCAATCTAAGCAAGGCCAGCAAGCTTGATAGAGTTTTTTTCACAAATTCAGGCACAGAAGCTATCGAGGGTCTTTTTAAGGTGGCTAAAAAATACGCTTTTAAAAAGGGCATTAAAAACCCCCAATTCATAGCCTTTAAAAATTCCTTTCACGGTCGCACCCTAGGCGCTCTTTCTTTAACTACTAATGAAAAATACCAAAAGCCTTTTAAGCCGCTCATACCAGGAGTTAAGGTTGCCAAATTTAACGACATGGCCTCGGTAAAAAAGCTTGTAAATGATAAAACTGTGGCTATTTTCATAGAAACCGTGCAAGGCGAGGGCGGCATAAATGCTGTTAATAAAGAGTTTTACAAGGATTTAAGAAAGCTTTGCGATGAAAAGGAAATTTTGTTAATAGCAGATGAAATACAGTGCGGCATGGCAAGAACGGGCAAATTTTTTGCTTACGAACATTTTGATGTTCTGCCCGATGCCTTAGCAAGTGCAAAGGCTTTGGGTTGTGGCGTTAGTGTAGGAGCCTTTGTCTTAAGCGAAAAGCTTGCCGCGTCTTCGCTAGAACATTCAGAGCATGGAACAACTTACGGAGGAAACCCCTTAGTTCTCGCTGCTGTGAATGCTGTTTTTAGCATTTTTAAAGAGGATAAAATTTTACAAAATGTGCAAAAGCTTAGCCCTTATTTAGAACAAAAGCTTGAAAATCTAGTCTCTAACTTTAAATTTGTGAAAAAAAGACAAGGCCTAGGCTTTATGCAAAGTCTTTGTTTGAGTGCTGATGTCAAAGTGGCTGATGTGATTAAAGAGGCGCAAAAAAATGCTCTTATAGTGGTTTCTTGTGCTAAAAATGACCTGCGTTTTCTACCGCCTTTGATAATGCAAAAAGAACACATAGACGAAATGGCAAACAAGCTTCACAAAACATTTTCTGCGTTTTAG
- a CDS encoding DMT family transporter has translation MFYYIMALFIGVALAVQVPINAALGRSVLNAHLVAAFVNFFVGTLCLLVIIYFAGLLNASVFKLSISQEWWKYLGGVLGAFIVFAAAFLAPKIGLTNMFLMLVLGQIITGMLLDRMGAFSLAVKEISLFKICGLAIIFIGLFIFFYKELFPKS, from the coding sequence ATGTTTTATTACATAATGGCTCTTTTTATAGGCGTGGCTTTAGCAGTGCAAGTGCCTATCAATGCAGCTTTAGGACGCTCTGTTTTAAATGCGCATTTAGTGGCTGCCTTTGTAAATTTTTTTGTTGGCACTCTTTGTTTGCTTGTTATTATTTATTTTGCTGGGCTTTTGAATGCCTCTGTTTTTAAGCTTAGTATAAGTCAGGAGTGGTGGAAGTATTTAGGAGGCGTTTTAGGAGCTTTTATAGTCTTTGCGGCTGCTTTTTTAGCACCAAAAATCGGTCTTACAAATATGTTTTTAATGCTTGTTTTAGGACAGATTATAACAGGTATGCTTTTGGATAGAATGGGTGCATTTTCCTTAGCTGTAAAAGAAATTTCACTTTTTAAGATTTGCGGTTTAGCCATCATTTTCATAGGGCTTTTCATCTTTTTTTATAAAGAGCTTTTTCCTAAATCCTAG
- a CDS encoding autotransporter outer membrane beta-barrel domain-containing protein, with protein sequence MLVNGGLEFKDSSVIHIENDGSSSHSNFVINGNIGTGGIYTSSALFVMVATNYKALEFDRFVALTVNGTIDGSVDGGSQTTALLKQDYKEILSNSNINLGAFEAREQNLNNFVTYDVWAERPANGTGSSYGVMSGKLNDNARDINAVLTAKNTYLGQLRQQLISAKNEATDVNIRSQMQEAIYDIDDQQAAITAYTNASTQAEKDAALKAYNALFIKDEQILELSTNLIDKNIANSGLKNYVIFEMLNSPSHKAEVASSINKSAKSIANSNSAISSQQQIINLANEAAINARMVYLKNPYKSDEEKMGNMAYDEAGRTYATFINNTDNGLWANFFGGKNILNSNSASVLGGSLGFDKRISDDSLLGLYLTYADVNLNDKIINEEGKSYQLGLYYNKNFANNMELDLKANFGFNPAKQNYMLGSYDTTSSFTRNYYTISASVGKVVDLADNGGTSIKHFIGVNYYNTYTPAYNTNSDFSLEHKSYAASAISFDLGIGLKQYFNENSFFFIGPKIEHFASNDASFYNVVVAGSNNVITIDTKEVNKNRTYAQILAGGKVDLNNDGLALNLSLAAKSLISKRVYDNADSFISGQVGIRWEF encoded by the coding sequence GTGCTTGTAAATGGAGGCCTTGAATTTAAGGACTCATCTGTGATACATATAGAAAACGATGGTTCTAGCTCTCACTCAAATTTCGTAATAAATGGCAATATTGGAACCGGAGGAATATATACTTCAAGTGCTTTATTTGTTATGGTAGCTACAAATTACAAAGCCTTAGAATTTGATCGCTTCGTAGCTCTAACTGTAAATGGTACTATAGACGGTTCTGTGGATGGAGGAAGCCAAACTACGGCTCTTTTAAAGCAAGACTACAAAGAAATTTTAAGCAATTCAAATATAAACTTAGGAGCCTTTGAGGCTAGAGAGCAAAATTTAAATAATTTCGTAACTTATGATGTATGGGCTGAAAGACCGGCAAATGGCACTGGCTCATCTTATGGCGTGATGAGTGGAAAGCTTAATGATAACGCAAGGGATATAAATGCGGTTTTAACGGCTAAAAATACCTATCTAGGACAGTTAAGACAACAGCTAATAAGTGCTAAAAATGAAGCTACGGATGTGAATATTCGCTCTCAAATGCAAGAAGCTATCTATGACATAGACGACCAGCAAGCAGCCATCACCGCTTACACAAATGCTTCCACCCAAGCTGAAAAAGACGCAGCCTTAAAAGCTTATAATGCCTTGTTTATAAAAGATGAACAAATACTTGAGCTAAGCACTAATCTTATAGATAAAAACATAGCAAATTCAGGACTAAAAAACTATGTAATCTTTGAAATGCTAAACTCCCCATCCCACAAAGCAGAAGTAGCAAGTAGTATTAATAAATCAGCAAAAAGCATAGCAAATTCAAACTCAGCAATCTCATCTCAACAACAAATAATAAATCTAGCTAATGAAGCAGCTATAAATGCAAGAATGGTTTATCTTAAAAATCCTTATAAAAGTGATGAAGAAAAGATGGGTAATATGGCATATGATGAAGCAGGAAGAACATATGCTACTTTTATAAATAATACAGATAATGGTTTATGGGCAAATTTCTTTGGTGGTAAGAATATACTTAATAGTAATTCTGCTTCTGTATTAGGAGGAAGTTTAGGATTTGATAAAAGAATATCTGATGATAGCTTACTAGGACTTTATCTAACATATGCAGATGTAAATTTAAATGATAAGATTATAAATGAAGAGGGAAAATCATATCAATTAGGACTATATTATAATAAAAACTTTGCTAATAATATGGAACTTGATTTAAAAGCAAATTTTGGTTTTAATCCTGCTAAGCAAAATTATATGCTAGGTTCATATGATACTACTTCATCTTTTACAAGAAACTATTATACAATCTCAGCTTCTGTAGGTAAGGTAGTTGATTTAGCTGATAATGGAGGAACATCTATAAAGCATTTTATAGGAGTAAATTATTATAATACTTATACTCCAGCTTATAATACAAATTCTGATTTTTCTTTAGAGCATAAATCTTATGCAGCTTCTGCAATATCATTTGATCTAGGTATAGGTTTAAAACAATATTTTAATGAAAATTCTTTCTTTTTCATAGGACCTAAGATAGAACATTTTGCAAGTAATGATGCTTCTTTTTATAATGTAGTTGTGGCTGGGTCTAATAATGTCATTACTATAGATACTAAAGAAGTTAATAAGAATAGAACCTATGCTCAAATACTAGCAGGAGGTAAGGTTGATCTTAATAATGATGGTTTAGCTTTAAACTTATCCTTAGCTGCTAAAAGTCTTATATCAAAAAGAGTATATGATAATGCTGATTCTTTTATAAGTGGACAAGTTGGGATTAGGTGGGAGTTTTAA
- a CDS encoding DMT family transporter, translating to MKKKISANFAWFSVLFGGFVEIFWVSGLKYSQSILEYCLTAIGVLISFICMLLAVKRLEVSIAYAVFVGIGTAGVVVSEMLVFAEAVSLVKIILIAVLLLGVIGLKLVSKEQGEKSDEDLANELSKNLGIDELEEILGEKK from the coding sequence ATGAAAAAGAAAATATCTGCGAATTTTGCTTGGTTTTCAGTACTTTTTGGTGGCTTTGTTGAAATTTTTTGGGTAAGTGGGCTTAAATACTCGCAAAGCATTTTAGAATACTGCTTAACAGCTATTGGAGTTTTAATCTCTTTCATATGTATGCTTTTGGCTGTGAAAAGACTTGAGGTAAGCATAGCTTACGCTGTCTTTGTTGGCATAGGAACAGCTGGGGTTGTTGTAAGTGAAATGCTAGTCTTTGCTGAGGCCGTATCCTTAGTAAAAATAATACTCATAGCAGTTCTCTTGCTAGGCGTTATAGGACTTAAGTTAGTTAGCAAAGAACAAGGAGAAAAAAGCGATGAGGACTTAGCAAATGAGCTATCAAAAAATTTAGGCATAGATGAGCTTGAGGAGATCTTAGGAGAGAAAAAATGA
- the argB gene encoding acetylglutamate kinase gives MQNYLQKAEILIEALPYIRKFNSKIILIKYGGSAMENEDIKMSVMQDIALFKLVGLKPVIVHGGGKEITAMCEKLNVKNEFKNGLRVSSKETVEVAEAMLYKINKSLVQNLELQGVKAIGISGKDGFLLDCVKKDEDLGFVGEIKNVNAKILNDLLEKDFLPIIAPIGMDDEANTYNVNADDVACEIAKALRAEKLVFLSDVEGLYEDFSNKNSLISKIDIQKAKELCKKTQGGMLVKLQSCIQACESGVERIHIVDGRVKHSLLLEIFTDEGIGTVITRK, from the coding sequence ATGCAAAATTATTTGCAAAAAGCTGAAATTTTAATAGAAGCCCTGCCTTACATACGCAAATTTAATTCTAAGATTATTCTTATAAAATACGGCGGTTCTGCTATGGAGAATGAGGACATTAAAATGTCTGTTATGCAAGATATAGCACTGTTTAAGCTAGTGGGACTAAAGCCTGTTATAGTGCATGGTGGAGGAAAAGAAATCACCGCTATGTGCGAAAAACTGAATGTAAAAAATGAATTTAAAAACGGCCTTAGAGTAAGCTCTAAAGAAACCGTTGAAGTGGCTGAGGCTATGCTTTATAAGATAAATAAAAGCTTGGTGCAAAATTTGGAATTACAAGGCGTTAAGGCTATAGGGATAAGCGGCAAAGATGGCTTTTTGCTTGACTGCGTGAAAAAAGATGAGGATTTGGGCTTTGTAGGCGAGATAAAAAATGTAAATGCGAAAATTTTAAATGATTTGTTAGAAAAGGACTTTTTGCCTATAATTGCGCCTATTGGAATGGATGATGAGGCAAATACTTACAATGTCAATGCCGATGATGTGGCCTGCGAAATAGCAAAGGCTTTAAGGGCTGAAAAATTGGTATTTTTAAGCGATGTTGAGGGACTTTATGAGGATTTTTCTAACAAAAATTCCCTTATATCAAAGATAGATATACAAAAGGCTAAAGAACTTTGTAAAAAAACTCAGGGCGGAATGCTAGTTAAATTACAGTCTTGCATACAAGCTTGTGAAAGTGGGGTTGAGCGAATTCACATAGTAGATGGCAGAGTAAAGCACAGCCTTTTGCTTGAAATTTTCACAGACGAGGGCATAGGAACCGTTATAACAAGGAAATGA
- the carB gene encoding carbamoyl-phosphate synthase large subunit produces the protein MPKRTDIKNILLIGSGPIVIGQACEFDYSGTQAAKTLKELGYRVVLINSNPATIMTDPEFADATYIEPITKESILKIIKKENIDAILPTMGGQVALNVAMAVYESGEAKDVVFLGAKPEAIKKGEDRQVFKECMKKIGMDLPKSMYAYNYDEALKAVDEIGFPLMIRASYTLGGAGSGVVYNLDEFKELAKTALSLSPIHEILIEESLLGWKEYEMEVIRDKNDNCIIVCSIENLDPMGVHTGDSITVAPALTLTDKEYQVMRNASFAILREIGVDTGGSNVQFAINPKDGRMIVIEMNPRVSRSSALASKATGYPIAKVATLLAVGFSLDEIKNDITLTPASFEPAIDYIVTKIPRFTFEKFPEASEILGTAMKSVGEVMAIGATFKESLQKALCSLERSICGFESLDMKKNELIFKLRNPNEKRLLCIAQAFREGLSVDEIYELCKIDTWFLQQIKEIVDFEAKIDMDILNDKALLRRAKTMGFSDKMIAKLINKKDNLDLSENDIYHKRQKLAILSNFNEVDTCAGEFEAFTPYYYSSFSPMQESFSEEKKQKNEKKVMIIGSGPNRIGQGIEFDYACVHASFALRDLGVKTIMYNCNPETVSTDYDTSDKLYFEPIEFEYLRSVIEKEKPDGLIVHFGGQTPLKFAKKLSIFGTKIIGTSARVIDLAEDRKKFAEFMEKLGIKQPKNHTATSINEALSKASDIGYPVLVRPSYVLGGRAMRVVYNEDELSLYMKEAIEVSDKSPILIDKFLDNATELDVDAISDGKDVYIGGIMEHIEEAGIHSGDSACSLPPYNIDEKTIELIEQKTKEIALNLGVIGLLNIQFALHNNELFMIEVNPRASRTVPFVSKATGIALAKVATRVMYQGNLKEALKFYDKYGVVEEKNGILKAKNKKHSSVKEAVFPFAKLSSADLELGPEMRSTGEVMGISKNFYTSYAKSQISAFNDLPSAGTLFISLKQKDKKYAKDLAKAYSKLGFKIIATSGTAAAIKEAKIECEIVYKISEGRPNIEDKLKNEEINLVINTSDENSVKSDTKIIRSNITRFKIPYFTNIRSALIAAKSLQNKEEHLAVKSLQEYLK, from the coding sequence ATGCCAAAAAGAACAGACATAAAAAATATCTTGCTTATAGGAAGCGGACCTATAGTTATAGGTCAGGCTTGTGAATTTGATTACTCTGGAACTCAAGCCGCTAAAACACTCAAAGAGCTTGGATATAGGGTTGTTTTAATAAATTCAAATCCAGCCACAATTATGACAGACCCTGAATTTGCAGACGCTACCTACATAGAACCTATAACAAAAGAAAGTATTTTAAAAATCATCAAAAAAGAAAATATTGACGCCATCTTACCCACAATGGGCGGACAAGTAGCCTTAAATGTGGCTATGGCGGTTTATGAAAGCGGCGAAGCAAAAGATGTAGTCTTTTTGGGTGCAAAGCCAGAAGCTATAAAAAAAGGAGAAGATAGGCAAGTCTTTAAGGAATGTATGAAAAAAATAGGTATGGATTTGCCTAAGTCTATGTATGCTTATAATTACGATGAAGCCTTAAAGGCTGTTGATGAGATAGGCTTTCCTTTGATGATAAGGGCTTCTTATACGCTTGGTGGTGCGGGAAGCGGGGTTGTTTATAATTTAGATGAATTTAAAGAGCTTGCAAAAACTGCATTATCATTATCTCCAATACACGAAATTTTAATAGAAGAATCCCTGCTTGGCTGGAAAGAGTATGAAATGGAGGTTATAAGGGATAAAAATGATAACTGTATCATAGTTTGCTCCATAGAAAATTTAGACCCCATGGGAGTGCATACAGGAGATAGCATAACGGTCGCTCCTGCACTAACGCTTACTGATAAAGAATATCAAGTTATGCGAAATGCCTCCTTTGCCATTTTAAGAGAGATAGGGGTTGATACGGGTGGTTCAAATGTGCAATTTGCCATAAATCCAAAAGATGGTCGTATGATAGTTATAGAAATGAATCCAAGAGTATCTCGCTCCTCAGCTCTTGCAAGCAAGGCCACAGGCTATCCTATAGCAAAGGTTGCCACGCTTTTAGCTGTGGGCTTTTCCTTAGATGAGATAAAAAATGACATCACTCTTACTCCGGCTTCTTTTGAGCCCGCCATTGATTATATAGTTACAAAAATTCCTCGCTTTACCTTTGAAAAATTCCCTGAAGCTAGTGAAATTTTAGGCACTGCTATGAAGAGTGTGGGCGAGGTTATGGCTATTGGTGCTACCTTTAAAGAAAGTTTGCAAAAAGCACTGTGCTCTTTAGAAAGAAGTATTTGTGGCTTTGAAAGCCTTGATATGAAAAAAAATGAGCTCATTTTTAAGCTAAGAAATCCAAATGAAAAAAGACTACTTTGCATAGCACAAGCCTTTAGAGAAGGGCTTAGTGTGGATGAAATATATGAGCTTTGCAAGATAGATACTTGGTTTTTACAACAGATAAAAGAAATCGTGGATTTTGAAGCTAAGATAGATATGGATATACTAAATGATAAAGCCTTGCTTAGAAGGGCTAAAACTATGGGCTTTTCTGATAAGATGATAGCAAAACTTATAAACAAAAAAGACAATTTAGACCTAAGCGAAAATGATATATATCACAAAAGACAAAAACTAGCTATCTTAAGTAATTTTAACGAAGTAGATACTTGCGCTGGTGAATTTGAGGCTTTTACTCCTTATTATTACTCATCTTTTTCTCCTATGCAAGAAAGCTTTAGCGAGGAAAAAAAGCAAAAAAATGAAAAAAAGGTAATGATAATAGGCTCAGGACCAAACCGCATAGGTCAAGGCATAGAATTTGACTATGCTTGTGTGCATGCCTCTTTTGCCTTAAGGGATTTAGGCGTAAAAACTATAATGTATAACTGCAATCCAGAGACCGTCTCAACAGATTATGATACAAGCGATAAGCTTTATTTTGAGCCTATAGAATTTGAATACTTAAGATCTGTTATAGAAAAAGAAAAGCCAGATGGCTTGATAGTGCATTTTGGAGGGCAAACTCCTTTAAAATTTGCTAAAAAACTTAGTATTTTCGGCACAAAGATAATAGGCACCTCGGCTAGGGTTATAGATTTAGCTGAGGATAGAAAGAAATTTGCCGAATTTATGGAAAAACTTGGCATAAAACAACCCAAAAACCACACCGCCACAAGCATAAATGAAGCACTTTCTAAGGCAAGTGATATAGGCTATCCTGTGCTTGTTAGACCTAGCTATGTTTTAGGCGGTAGAGCTATGCGTGTGGTTTATAATGAGGATGAATTAAGCCTTTATATGAAAGAGGCCATAGAAGTAAGCGATAAAAGTCCTATACTTATAGATAAGTTCTTAGACAATGCAACAGAGCTTGATGTGGATGCTATAAGTGATGGCAAGGATGTGTATATAGGCGGCATTATGGAGCATATAGAAGAGGCTGGAATTCACTCAGGCGATAGTGCTTGTTCCTTACCTCCTTATAATATAGATGAAAAAACAATAGAATTAATAGAGCAAAAAACAAAGGAAATCGCTCTAAATTTAGGAGTTATAGGGCTTTTAAACATACAATTTGCCCTGCATAATAATGAGCTTTTTATGATAGAGGTAAATCCAAGGGCAAGCAGGACAGTGCCTTTCGTAAGCAAGGCCACAGGAATTGCCTTAGCAAAGGTTGCAACTAGGGTTATGTATCAAGGAAATTTAAAAGAAGCCTTGAAATTTTATGATAAATACGGCGTTGTTGAGGAGAAAAATGGAATTTTAAAAGCTAAAAATAAAAAGCACAGCAGCGTAAAAGAAGCGGTATTTCCTTTCGCAAAACTAAGCTCAGCGGACTTAGAGCTAGGACCTGAAATGCGTTCAACAGGAGAGGTTATGGGTATAAGTAAAAATTTCTACACCTCTTATGCTAAAAGTCAAATTTCAGCCTTTAACGACCTACCAAGTGCTGGCACGCTTTTTATATCCTTAAAACAAAAGGATAAAAAATACGCAAAGGATTTAGCAAAGGCCTACTCAAAACTAGGCTTTAAAATAATTGCTACAAGTGGCACAGCAGCAGCCATAAAGGAAGCTAAGATAGAGTGCGAGATAGTGTATAAAATTTCAGAAGGAAGACCAAATATAGAAGATAAGCTTAAAAATGAAGAAATAAATCTTGTCATAAATACAAGCGATGAAAATAGCGTTAAAAGCGATACAAAGATAATCCGCTCAAACATCACCCGCTTTAAAATTCCATATTTTACAAATATAAGATCAGCCCTAATAGCAGCAAAGTCCTTGCAAAACAAAGAAGAGCACTTAGCTGTAAAAAGCTTGCAAGAGTATTTAAAATAA
- a CDS encoding aminoglycoside 6-adenylyltransferase: protein MQILEKIISFAKKDSNIRLLSLEGSRANPLPLKDKYSDYDISFFCKDSKAFIQDETWLLSFGKLLFVQKPEDMEFYEPDLKQGWFSYLCLYEDGTKIDFTIIDIKDLNFYLGYEKLAIFLLDKDNLALSKIQNLEYFLPKDLSQRSFTDVLNEFYHLSGYAWREFLRDKELSFIYYIDSMREALFVMLQWELSLKEGKKIYLGKQHKLLKDYLSKKEYKNLLKSYKLGSKELNLKAFKRLEKLFEKSYKKVAKEAKLELVNYKKALKKYKKILSAF, encoded by the coding sequence TTGCAAATTTTAGAAAAAATCATCTCCTTTGCAAAAAAAGATTCAAATATAAGATTATTAAGTTTGGAGGGCTCAAGAGCAAATCCCTTGCCACTTAAGGACAAATACTCAGATTATGATATAAGCTTTTTTTGCAAGGATAGCAAAGCTTTTATACAAGATGAAACTTGGCTTTTAAGCTTTGGAAAGCTTTTATTTGTGCAAAAGCCAGAGGATATGGAATTTTACGAACCTGATTTAAAACAGGGCTGGTTTTCTTACCTTTGCTTGTATGAAGATGGCACTAAGATAGATTTTACAATCATTGATATTAAGGATTTGAACTTTTACTTAGGCTATGAAAAACTAGCTATCTTTTTGCTAGATAAGGATAATTTAGCCTTATCTAAGATCCAAAATCTTGAGTACTTTTTGCCAAAGGATTTAAGCCAAAGAAGCTTTACTGATGTGCTAAATGAGTTTTACCACCTAAGCGGCTATGCTTGGCGTGAGTTTTTAAGGGACAAAGAGCTTAGCTTTATTTACTATATAGATTCTATGCGTGAGGCTTTGTTTGTAATGCTTCAGTGGGAACTAAGCTTAAAAGAAGGTAAGAAAATATACCTAGGCAAACAGCATAAGCTTTTGAAAGATTATCTAAGCAAAAAAGAGTATAAAAACTTACTAAAAAGCTACAAACTAGGCTCAAAAGAGCTAAATTTAAAGGCTTTTAAAAGGTTAGAAAAACTTTTTGAAAAATCTTACAAAAAGGTGGCAAAAGAAGCGAAACTAGAGCTTGTAAACTATAAAAAAGCCTTAAAAAAGTATAAAAAGATTTTAAGTGCTTTTTAA
- a CDS encoding outer membrane beta-barrel protein: MRKIVLSILAFVLSFSYAKDFDKSGFLLGVFGGSNSAEHTILGGNILINKADFIPIGARLGFQSFNESGIFGTRFYVDYSYANAKVENTDLKLTQTLLGLNLDLLLDFNIPNTESFVGVFGGVNYGFYNFKSSDNMSAFDGKGLGYNAGLALTLSSRHRIEIFYKSLPFKKYEAGILETYEMTSITGLAYQYNF; this comes from the coding sequence ATGAGAAAGATTGTCCTATCTATTTTGGCCTTTGTGCTTAGTTTTAGCTATGCTAAGGATTTTGATAAAAGTGGCTTTTTGCTAGGTGTGTTTGGCGGGTCAAACTCAGCAGAACATACTATTCTTGGTGGTAATATACTTATTAACAAGGCAGATTTTATACCTATTGGTGCAAGACTTGGTTTTCAAAGCTTTAATGAAAGCGGTATCTTTGGGACTAGGTTTTATGTGGATTATTCTTACGCAAATGCTAAAGTAGAAAATACAGACTTAAAACTAACACAAACCCTACTTGGTTTAAATTTAGACCTTTTACTAGATTTTAATATACCTAATACCGAGAGTTTTGTAGGCGTTTTTGGCGGTGTGAATTATGGATTTTACAACTTTAAGAGCAGCGATAATATGTCAGCTTTTGATGGCAAAGGTTTAGGTTATAACGCAGGACTTGCACTAACTCTTTCCTCTAGACACAGAATAGAAATATTTTACAAATCCTTACCTTTCAAAAAATACGAAGCTGGAATTTTAGAAACATACGAAATGACTTCCATAACAGGTTTAGCTTATCAATACAATTTCTAA
- a CDS encoding Cj0069 family protein, protein MKKKIVFFEVQGGSDKGPDGYRKDTMPMVNALKNKGWDAEVIFFEVGKKDEIYKYVKENFDGYVSRINPGNLKEENEYFDMLRKLCMDGLIGMPHPDAMIGYGAKDALTKLASTELVPDDTYAYYDIKTFKETFPKSLAKGERVLKQNRGSTGEGIWRVSVEEDLPAGATVVPLNTKIKCTEAKDNHVEHRVLGEFMDFCEQYIIGDNGMLVDMTFLPRIKEGEIRILMLYKTPVYVVHKKPAEGADAFSATLFSGAKYRYDEPKEWQSLIDWFLAQLPQIRTKLGNYDLPLIWTADFILDTDKDGKDKYVLGEINCSCVGFTSPAEYMDKIALMVGDTIVDIVSDKKA, encoded by the coding sequence GTGAAAAAAAAGATTGTTTTTTTCGAGGTTCAAGGCGGAAGCGACAAGGGTCCTGATGGCTATAGAAAGGATACTATGCCTATGGTGAATGCTCTTAAAAATAAGGGCTGGGATGCTGAGGTCATCTTTTTTGAAGTGGGAAAAAAGGATGAAATTTATAAGTATGTCAAGGAAAATTTTGACGGCTATGTTTCTCGTATAAATCCCGGAAATTTAAAGGAAGAAAACGAATACTTTGATATGCTAAGAAAGCTTTGTATGGACGGGCTTATCGGTATGCCTCATCCTGACGCTATGATAGGATATGGTGCAAAAGACGCACTTACAAAACTTGCTAGCACCGAGCTTGTGCCTGATGATACCTATGCCTACTACGATATAAAAACCTTTAAGGAGACTTTTCCAAAAAGCCTAGCTAAGGGAGAAAGGGTTTTAAAGCAAAATAGAGGCTCAACCGGAGAGGGAATTTGGCGTGTGAGTGTTGAGGAGGATTTACCTGCTGGAGCTACTGTCGTGCCTTTAAATACCAAAATCAAATGCACCGAAGCAAAAGATAATCACGTAGAACACAGGGTTTTAGGCGAATTTATGGACTTTTGCGAACAATACATCATAGGCGATAATGGTATGCTTGTGGATATGACCTTTTTACCGCGTATAAAAGAAGGAGAGATTAGAATTTTAATGCTTTATAAAACTCCTGTTTATGTGGTGCATAAAAAACCAGCTGAAGGTGCTGATGCCTTTTCTGCCACACTTTTTTCGGGTGCAAAATACCGCTACGATGAGCCAAAAGAATGGCAAAGCCTTATAGATTGGTTTTTAGCACAGCTTCCACAAATTCGCACCAAGCTTGGAAATTACGATTTGCCTTTGATATGGACTGCTGATTTTATCCTTGATACAGATAAAGATGGTAAAGATAAATATGTTCTAGGAGAAATAAACTGCTCTTGCGTTGGCTTTACAAGTCCTGCTGAATATATGGACAAAATCGCTCTTATGGTTGGCGACACCATAGTAGATATAGTAAGCGATAAAAAAGCTTAA
- a CDS encoding DMT family transporter produces the protein MSWFFLILAGLMEVVGVIAMKKFVSTDKKIFLLSIAFCFILSLGFLSQAMQGISMGTAYAIWTGIGAAGGVLVGIFFFKESKSFLKLVFLFLIVASSIALKSVS, from the coding sequence ATGAGCTGGTTTTTTTTGATTTTAGCTGGACTTATGGAGGTTGTGGGTGTTATAGCTATGAAAAAATTTGTTAGCACGGACAAAAAAATCTTTTTATTAAGCATAGCTTTTTGCTTTATCCTATCCCTTGGCTTTTTATCTCAGGCTATGCAAGGAATTTCAATGGGAACGGCTTATGCGATATGGACAGGCATAGGAGCTGCTGGAGGTGTGCTTGTGGGGATTTTTTTCTTTAAGGAAAGCAAGTCCTTTCTTAAGCTTGTATTTTTGTTTTTAATCGTAGCCTCATCAATAGCTTTAAAGTCGGTATCTTAA